From the Cumulibacter manganitolerans genome, one window contains:
- a CDS encoding ABC transporter ATP-binding protein — MSSNPLDTGVGAYDGALLEVRDLVKEFPVGKSGLFSRARETVHAVDGVSFDVGARETLGLVGESGCGKSTTGRAVLQLHAPTSGSVKFEGRELTTMSGSELRVMRRDMQIVFQDPYASLNPRWTINDIISEPFEIHQIKGINVQKRVDELLELVGLKPEHRNRYAHEFSGGQRQRIGVARALALNPKLIILDEPVSALDVSVQAGVVNLLEDLQDEFDLAYLFIAHDLSVVRHISDRVAVMYLGKIVEIGGRDEVYDNPKHPYTTALLSAAPEPDPDAEGMHERIILTGDVPSPLNPPSGCRFRTRCWKAQEICATQEPPLADMGDGRRAACHFPVENRADEALAAQAHRAEVDAATLEARTTAAS; from the coding sequence ATGAGCAGCAACCCACTGGACACCGGCGTCGGCGCCTACGACGGCGCGCTGCTGGAGGTCCGGGACCTGGTCAAGGAGTTCCCGGTCGGCAAGAGCGGGCTGTTCTCGCGGGCGCGCGAGACCGTCCACGCCGTGGACGGTGTGTCGTTCGACGTCGGCGCGCGCGAGACCCTCGGTCTCGTCGGCGAGTCCGGCTGCGGCAAGTCGACCACCGGACGCGCGGTGCTGCAGCTGCACGCGCCGACGTCCGGCAGCGTGAAGTTCGAGGGCCGCGAGCTGACCACGATGAGCGGCAGCGAGCTGCGGGTCATGCGCCGCGACATGCAGATCGTCTTCCAGGATCCGTACGCCTCGCTGAATCCCCGGTGGACGATCAACGACATCATCTCCGAGCCGTTCGAGATCCATCAGATCAAGGGCATCAACGTGCAGAAGCGGGTCGACGAGCTCCTCGAGCTCGTCGGGCTCAAGCCCGAGCACCGCAACCGCTACGCGCACGAGTTCTCCGGGGGCCAGCGGCAGCGCATCGGCGTCGCGCGGGCGCTCGCGCTCAATCCCAAGCTGATCATCCTCGACGAGCCGGTCTCGGCCCTCGACGTGTCGGTGCAGGCCGGCGTGGTGAACCTGCTGGAGGACCTGCAGGACGAGTTCGACCTGGCCTACCTGTTCATCGCGCACGACCTGTCCGTGGTGCGGCACATCTCCGACCGGGTCGCGGTGATGTACCTCGGCAAGATCGTGGAGATCGGCGGCCGCGACGAGGTGTACGACAACCCGAAGCACCCGTACACCACCGCGTTGCTGTCGGCCGCGCCCGAGCCGGACCCCGACGCCGAGGGGATGCACGAGCGGATCATCCTGACCGGCGACGTGCCCAGCCCGCTGAACCCGCCGTCGGGCTGCCGGTTCCGGACCCGCTGCTGGAAGGCGCAGGAGATCTGCGCGACCCAGGAGCCGCCGCTCGCGGACATGGGCGACGGCCGACGCGCGGCCTGCCACTTCCCGGTCGAGAACCGGGCGGACGAGGCGCTCGCCGCGCAGGCGCACCGTGCCGAGGTCGACGCGGCGACGCTCGAGGCGAGGACCACTGCCGCGTCGTGA
- the lnt gene encoding apolipoprotein N-acyltransferase, whose amino-acid sequence MRRLWMALLLAAGAGVLLALAFPPAGLERALAVAAVALYAISVEHRRARSAALVTFVGQLVFMLLHVKWAGEFLGWLPWVALAVWQASYYLLLGPAIVAVRRLRGWPVWAAAAWVAIEAFQARWPFGGFPWTRLGFSQDAGPYTPFAAYGGVPLMSFAVALTGFLIAAAWFRWRAGEAADREWLRRLGYAAAVPVIGLAGWLGVPSGEGEGAPEAVVAVIQGNVPRAGLDFNAQRRAVLDNHVKQTLELAAAVGRGDKPAPDIVLWPENSSDIDPYRNADAASEIQQAADAINAPILVGAVVDGPGENVRNMGILWLPQTGPDQTYVKRHPVPFAEYMPARAFFRTFTSLVDLLRTDFVAGDRVGTIDVPGHEKLVLGDVICFEVAYDGLVADVVDGGATIITVQTNNATFGYTNEAPQQLAMARIRAVEHGRSVLSASTSGISAIITPDGAIVQRTGIFEPGILVASVPLRTASTLASELRWWPELVISVGGVLAVGWSVVGYRRKQHPRAKVATGASGGSTSGALD is encoded by the coding sequence ATGCGACGACTGTGGATGGCGCTGCTGCTGGCGGCCGGCGCCGGCGTCCTGCTGGCGCTGGCGTTCCCGCCCGCGGGCCTGGAGCGCGCCCTCGCCGTGGCGGCGGTCGCGCTCTACGCGATATCGGTCGAGCACCGTCGCGCCCGGTCGGCGGCGCTGGTGACGTTCGTCGGCCAGCTGGTCTTCATGCTGCTGCACGTGAAATGGGCCGGGGAGTTCCTCGGCTGGTTGCCGTGGGTGGCCCTGGCGGTGTGGCAGGCGTCGTACTACCTGCTGCTGGGCCCGGCGATCGTCGCGGTCCGCCGGCTGCGCGGCTGGCCGGTGTGGGCGGCCGCGGCCTGGGTCGCGATCGAGGCCTTCCAGGCGCGCTGGCCGTTCGGCGGCTTCCCATGGACCCGGCTGGGCTTCAGCCAGGACGCCGGACCGTACACGCCGTTCGCGGCGTACGGGGGCGTCCCGCTGATGTCGTTCGCGGTCGCGCTCACCGGCTTCCTGATCGCGGCCGCCTGGTTCCGGTGGCGAGCCGGCGAGGCCGCCGACCGCGAGTGGCTGCGCCGGCTCGGGTACGCCGCGGCGGTGCCGGTGATCGGTCTGGCCGGCTGGCTGGGCGTTCCCTCCGGCGAGGGGGAGGGGGCGCCGGAGGCGGTCGTGGCGGTCATCCAGGGCAACGTGCCCCGCGCCGGCCTGGACTTCAACGCCCAGCGCCGAGCGGTGCTGGACAACCACGTCAAGCAGACGCTCGAGCTGGCCGCCGCGGTGGGCCGCGGGGACAAGCCGGCGCCGGACATCGTGCTGTGGCCGGAGAACTCCAGCGACATCGATCCGTACCGCAACGCGGACGCCGCGAGCGAGATCCAGCAGGCCGCGGACGCGATCAACGCGCCCATCCTGGTCGGCGCGGTGGTCGACGGCCCGGGCGAGAACGTCCGCAACATGGGCATCCTGTGGCTGCCGCAGACCGGGCCGGACCAGACCTATGTCAAGCGGCACCCGGTGCCGTTCGCCGAGTACATGCCGGCGCGCGCGTTCTTCCGCACGTTCACCAGCCTGGTGGACCTGTTGCGAACGGACTTCGTCGCCGGCGACCGGGTGGGCACCATCGACGTCCCGGGCCACGAGAAGCTCGTGCTGGGGGACGTCATCTGCTTCGAGGTCGCGTACGACGGGTTGGTCGCCGACGTGGTCGACGGGGGAGCGACGATCATCACCGTGCAGACGAACAACGCCACGTTCGGCTACACCAACGAGGCCCCGCAGCAGCTGGCGATGGCGCGGATCCGCGCGGTCGAGCACGGCCGGTCGGTGCTGTCGGCGTCCACCAGCGGGATCAGCGCCATCATCACCCCGGACGGTGCGATTGTGCAGCGCACCGGCATCTTCGAGCCGGGGATCCTCGTCGCGTCGGTTCCGCTGCGCACCGCGAGCACGCTCGCGAGCGAGCTGCGCTGGTGGCCCGAGCTGGTCATCTCGGTGGGCGGCGTCCTCGCCGTCGGGTGGTCGGTCGTGGGATACCGGCGCAAGCAACACCCCCGCGCCAAGGTGGCGACGGGGGCGTCGGGTGGTTCGACGAGCGGTGCGCTCGACTAG
- a CDS encoding RNA polymerase-binding protein RbpA — MAERTLRGSRLGSISYETDRNFEPVARVMARYECPQGHVTSVPFADDAETPLVWECRYDGSEARLIGGQEPEAKKVKPPRTHWDMLLERRTVADLEEVLAERLDVLSERRGEKKSRG, encoded by the coding sequence ATGGCAGAGCGCACCCTTCGCGGAAGTCGGCTGGGCAGCATCAGCTACGAGACCGACCGCAACTTCGAGCCGGTCGCCCGTGTGATGGCTCGCTACGAGTGCCCCCAGGGTCACGTCACCTCCGTGCCGTTCGCAGATGACGCAGAGACGCCCCTCGTCTGGGAGTGCCGCTACGACGGGTCCGAGGCCCGGCTGATCGGCGGCCAGGAGCCCGAGGCCAAGAAGGTCAAGCCCCCGCGCACCCACTGGGACATGCTGCTCGAGCGGCGCACCGTCGCCGACCTCGAGGAGGTCCTGGCCGAGCGCCTCGACGTGCTCAGCGAGCGCCGCGGCGAGAAGAAGAGCCGAGGCTAG
- a CDS encoding aspartate aminotransferase family protein: protein MAEHSELLARHKAVLPAWIGLYYDEPIEIVSGDGRYVTDAEGNRYLDYFAGILTNMLGYQIPEVNEAIRAQLDSGVVHTSTLYLIRKQVELAEQIASLSPIPDAKVFFVNSGTEANEAAMLLTTQKRRSNQLLALRNSYHGRSFGAMAITGNRGWSASSLTPVTTRYVHGGYRLRSPFKDLPDQQFIAACVADLRDVIDTQTSGDVAAMFAEPIQGVGGFATPPDGFFKAMKEVLDEYGILLVSDEVQTGWGRTGEHFWGIEAHGVVPDAMTFAKGLGNGLAIGGVVAGGDLMDSIDAQSISTFGGNPLSTAAAKATLDYVLEKDLQAHAHKTGAMLMDGLRRIADEVPELIDVRGKGLMLAVELGEPQSLAADPGMAGRVMEETRRRGLLVGKGGLYGNVIRMAPPMTLSEDEVEAGLGILAESFSAAARPTT from the coding sequence ATGGCGGAGCACAGCGAGCTGCTGGCGAGGCACAAGGCGGTACTGCCGGCGTGGATCGGGCTGTACTACGACGAGCCGATCGAGATCGTCTCCGGCGACGGACGCTACGTCACGGACGCCGAGGGGAACCGGTATCTGGACTACTTCGCCGGGATCCTGACCAACATGCTCGGCTACCAGATCCCCGAGGTCAACGAGGCCATCCGGGCGCAGCTCGACAGCGGCGTCGTGCACACCTCGACGCTGTACCTGATCCGCAAGCAGGTCGAGCTCGCCGAGCAGATCGCGTCGCTCTCGCCGATCCCGGACGCGAAGGTGTTCTTCGTGAACTCCGGCACCGAGGCCAACGAGGCGGCGATGCTGCTGACGACGCAGAAGCGGCGCAGCAACCAGTTGCTGGCGCTGCGCAACTCCTACCACGGCCGGTCCTTCGGCGCGATGGCGATCACCGGCAACCGCGGGTGGTCCGCGTCGTCGCTGACTCCCGTCACCACGCGCTACGTGCACGGCGGGTACCGGCTGCGCAGCCCGTTCAAGGACCTCCCGGACCAGCAGTTCATCGCCGCCTGCGTCGCCGACCTGCGCGACGTCATCGACACGCAGACCAGCGGCGACGTCGCCGCGATGTTCGCGGAGCCGATCCAGGGGGTCGGCGGCTTCGCGACGCCGCCCGACGGGTTCTTCAAGGCGATGAAGGAGGTGCTCGACGAGTACGGCATCCTGCTGGTCTCCGACGAGGTGCAGACCGGCTGGGGACGCACGGGCGAGCACTTCTGGGGGATCGAGGCGCACGGCGTCGTCCCCGACGCGATGACCTTCGCGAAGGGTCTCGGCAACGGTCTCGCCATCGGCGGAGTGGTCGCCGGCGGTGACCTGATGGACTCGATCGACGCGCAGTCGATCTCCACCTTCGGCGGGAACCCGCTGTCCACGGCCGCGGCGAAGGCGACCCTCGACTACGTCCTCGAGAAGGACCTGCAGGCGCACGCCCACAAGACCGGCGCCATGCTGATGGACGGCCTGCGCCGCATCGCCGACGAGGTCCCCGAGCTCATCGACGTGCGGGGCAAGGGGCTGATGCTCGCCGTGGAGCTCGGCGAGCCGCAGAGCCTCGCGGCGGACCCGGGAATGGCCGGGCGGGTGATGGAGGAGACCCGACGTCGGGGCCTGTTGGTCGGCAAGGGCGGCCTGTACGGCAACGTCATCCGGATGGCGCCGCCGATGACGCTGTCCGAGGACGAGGTGGAGGCCGGGCTCGGCATCCTCGCCGAGTCGTTCAGCGCCGCCGCCCGACCCACCACGTAG
- a CDS encoding metallophosphoesterase, with translation MTDYAAQSAPGPRRGPGALFFAVICLIAALLHVYPASRLLESSGLVSGSAAIGIGVLAALVLVGCMLLGHGRHVELASTVGDIWLGVVFQLFVWTAIGELLRLVLAFAGVAARGRLVAWTVLVVTAAVLAWGLRRALGPIGVRRVPVRIRGLHADLDGLRLVQITDTHLSRILGRRWLARVVDQVNDLAPDVCVHTGDLADGAIQKRDPVVGELARVSAARRYYITGNHEYFSDAEHWGRRMTALGWDFLHNRHDVVTRGNGRLVLAGIDDPTGTSSGLVGHGPRLDAALTGAPEGAPIVLLAHQPKQVLNAARRAVDLQLAGHTHGGQMWPFHYLVRADQRYLAGLYQVGARTQLYVSRGTGFWGPPFRIGAPPEITEIALHAATG, from the coding sequence GTGACCGACTACGCCGCGCAGAGCGCGCCCGGGCCTCGACGAGGCCCGGGCGCGCTGTTCTTCGCCGTCATCTGCCTGATCGCCGCGCTGCTGCACGTCTACCCCGCCAGCCGGCTGCTGGAGTCCTCGGGCCTGGTCTCCGGCTCGGCGGCGATCGGTATCGGCGTGCTGGCCGCGCTGGTGCTGGTCGGCTGCATGCTGCTCGGGCACGGCCGGCACGTCGAGCTCGCGAGCACGGTCGGCGACATCTGGCTCGGGGTGGTGTTCCAGCTCTTCGTATGGACCGCGATCGGCGAGCTGCTGCGCCTGGTGCTGGCGTTCGCCGGGGTGGCCGCCCGAGGCCGGCTCGTGGCGTGGACGGTGCTCGTTGTGACCGCCGCGGTGCTGGCCTGGGGGCTGCGCCGGGCGCTCGGGCCGATCGGCGTACGCCGCGTCCCGGTGCGGATCCGCGGGTTGCACGCCGACCTGGACGGCCTGCGTCTGGTGCAGATCACCGACACCCACCTCTCCCGGATCCTCGGCCGGCGCTGGCTGGCCCGCGTCGTCGACCAGGTCAACGACCTGGCGCCGGACGTCTGTGTGCATACTGGTGACCTGGCGGACGGCGCGATCCAGAAGCGCGACCCGGTCGTCGGTGAGCTGGCTCGCGTCTCGGCCGCTCGCCGGTACTACATCACCGGCAACCACGAGTACTTCAGTGACGCCGAGCACTGGGGCCGGCGGATGACCGCGCTGGGCTGGGACTTCCTGCACAACCGGCACGACGTCGTCACCCGAGGCAACGGCCGGCTGGTGCTCGCCGGCATCGACGACCCCACCGGCACGTCCTCGGGCCTCGTCGGGCACGGTCCGCGGCTCGATGCGGCGCTGACCGGAGCGCCGGAGGGGGCTCCGATCGTGCTGCTCGCCCACCAGCCCAAGCAGGTGCTCAACGCGGCCCGGCGCGCGGTGGATCTGCAGCTCGCCGGGCACACCCACGGGGGCCAGATGTGGCCGTTCCACTACCTGGTGCGCGCCGATCAGCGCTACCTCGCCGGGCTGTATCAGGTGGGCGCCCGCACGCAGCTGTACGTCAGCCGGGGCACCGGCTTCTGGGGGCCGCCGTTCCGGATCGGCGCGCCACCGGAGATCACCGAGATCGCCCTGCACGCCGCTACGGGCTGA
- a CDS encoding glycerophosphodiester phosphodiesterase has protein sequence MSGYFDVPSPVAIAHRGGAWEGIENSLEAVRRCVDLGYRYIETDVHLSADGQVVAVHDPSLDRTTDRRGRVRDLTWAEISRARIGGTATIPLLHELLDEFPQLRFNIDAKVAEVVVPLVQVIESRGAEARDRVCLASFSDVRLRRIRILTGGKVATSMGPREVARLRMASFVRTSLRGLRLPGQAAQVPATTGGRRLVDRRFVESAHSLGKKVHVWTIDDPVQMVELLDLGVDGIMTDRPDVLKDVLLARGQWPAESDESDR, from the coding sequence GTGAGTGGCTACTTCGACGTCCCCTCCCCCGTGGCGATCGCGCACCGCGGCGGAGCCTGGGAAGGCATCGAGAACTCGCTCGAGGCGGTACGGCGGTGCGTCGATCTCGGTTACCGCTACATCGAGACCGACGTGCACCTCAGCGCGGACGGCCAGGTGGTGGCCGTCCACGACCCCTCGCTGGATCGCACGACCGACCGGCGCGGCCGGGTGCGCGACCTCACGTGGGCGGAGATCTCCCGGGCGCGGATCGGCGGCACCGCGACCATCCCGCTGCTGCACGAGCTGCTCGACGAGTTCCCGCAGCTGCGGTTCAACATCGACGCGAAGGTGGCGGAGGTCGTCGTTCCGCTCGTCCAGGTGATCGAGTCGCGCGGCGCCGAGGCCCGCGACCGGGTCTGTCTGGCGTCGTTCTCCGACGTCCGGCTGCGACGGATACGCATCCTCACCGGCGGCAAGGTGGCGACGTCGATGGGGCCGCGGGAGGTGGCCAGGCTGCGCATGGCCTCGTTCGTGCGGACGTCGCTGCGCGGGCTGCGGCTGCCCGGCCAGGCCGCCCAGGTGCCGGCCACGACCGGCGGCCGCCGGCTGGTGGACCGCCGGTTCGTGGAGAGCGCGCACTCGCTGGGCAAGAAGGTGCACGTCTGGACGATCGACGACCCGGTCCAGATGGTCGAGCTGCTCGACCTCGGGGTCGACGGCATCATGACCGACCGGCCCGACGTGCTGAAGGACGTGCTGCTCGCTCGCGGCCAGTGGCCGGCCGAGAGTGACGAGAGCGATCGATGA
- a CDS encoding thymidine kinase, whose translation MTAASSALSSVPAAGGRRSASRTAELKYFYGPMDCGKSTLALQINHNHARQGRKGLLLTQKDRSGAPAITSRMGLADEAIEVADELDLRRVVRDRWSAGERVDYLIVDEAQFLSSEQVDQLAELVDESDVDVYAFGLATDFRSRMFPGSQRLFELADVVTPLQVEVLCWCGRAGRYNGRVVDGELVKHGEQVLVADTRSSEPVQVRYQVLCRRHWRHGDIGEDAGRQDPLPLG comes from the coding sequence ATGACAGCAGCATCTTCCGCGCTCTCCAGCGTTCCCGCCGCGGGCGGCCGGCGGTCGGCGTCCAGGACCGCGGAGCTGAAGTACTTCTACGGTCCGATGGACTGCGGCAAGTCGACCCTGGCGCTGCAGATCAACCACAACCACGCCCGGCAGGGCCGCAAGGGGCTGCTGCTGACGCAGAAGGACCGCTCCGGGGCGCCGGCCATCACCAGCCGCATGGGCCTGGCCGACGAGGCGATCGAGGTGGCCGACGAGCTCGATCTGCGGCGCGTCGTCCGGGACAGGTGGTCGGCGGGTGAGCGGGTCGACTACCTGATCGTGGACGAGGCGCAGTTCCTGTCCTCGGAGCAGGTCGACCAGCTCGCCGAGCTCGTCGACGAGTCGGACGTCGATGTCTACGCCTTCGGCCTCGCGACCGACTTCCGCAGCCGGATGTTCCCCGGCTCGCAGCGGCTGTTCGAGCTGGCGGACGTCGTGACGCCGCTGCAGGTCGAGGTGCTGTGCTGGTGCGGGCGCGCGGGTCGCTACAACGGCCGGGTCGTCGACGGCGAGCTCGTCAAGCACGGCGAGCAGGTGCTGGTGGCGGACACCCGGTCGTCGGAGCCCGTCCAGGTGCGCTACCAGGTGCTTTGCCGTCGGCACTGGCGTCACGGGGACATCGGCGAGGACGCCGGCCGGCAGGATCCGCTGCCGCTGGGCTGA
- a CDS encoding lysophospholipid acyltransferase family protein codes for MSDWFDRQKAAAAAPPWWFWQGTLRYGSGLLRPFGNLRVTGGVAPALRRGPLLLAPNHIGNFDTFVIAAAMGRVGLAPRFLVTGGIMTAPIVGPLLERSGNLRVERGKTDAARSMELVAIALRHGAHLCIYQEGRVSLDPGLWPERGKTGLARIALEHQVPVIPIAQWGAHEVTKYEDGLAMLASTVSSTWRRPTLRVHFGEPVDLSDLRADRRGDAIRARNRIAAAQTRLLVPLRAGELEQPRFVDETRPVSELPTAAFPGGVVPDVLP; via the coding sequence ATGAGCGACTGGTTCGACCGGCAGAAGGCAGCGGCTGCCGCGCCGCCGTGGTGGTTCTGGCAGGGCACGTTGCGGTACGGCTCGGGCCTGCTGCGGCCGTTCGGGAACCTGCGGGTCACCGGTGGCGTCGCGCCCGCGCTCCGGCGCGGACCGCTGCTGCTGGCGCCCAACCACATCGGCAACTTCGACACGTTCGTCATCGCCGCCGCGATGGGCCGCGTCGGCCTGGCGCCGCGGTTCCTGGTCACCGGCGGCATCATGACCGCACCGATCGTCGGGCCGCTGCTGGAGCGTTCGGGGAACCTGCGCGTCGAGCGGGGGAAGACCGACGCCGCCCGGTCCATGGAGCTCGTCGCGATCGCGCTGCGGCACGGCGCCCACCTGTGCATCTATCAGGAGGGGCGGGTCTCGCTCGACCCGGGACTGTGGCCGGAGCGCGGGAAGACCGGGCTGGCACGCATCGCCCTGGAGCACCAGGTCCCCGTCATCCCGATCGCCCAGTGGGGCGCGCACGAGGTGACCAAGTACGAGGACGGCCTCGCCATGCTCGCCTCCACCGTCTCCTCGACGTGGCGTCGTCCGACGCTGCGGGTGCACTTCGGCGAGCCTGTCGACCTCAGCGATCTGCGCGCGGACCGGCGCGGCGACGCGATCCGGGCCCGCAACCGCATCGCGGCGGCGCAGACCAGGCTGCTCGTGCCGCTCCGCGCCGGTGAGCTCGAGCAGCCCCGGTTCGTGGACGAGACCCGGCCGGTGTCCGAGCTGCCGACCGCGGCGTTCCCCGGCGGCGTCGTCCCCGACGTGCTGCCCTAG